The Thermococcus sp. genome segment AAAGGCGGAAGAGCTCAGTTGGGAAGCAGAGATGATAGATGTAAAGGACTATCTTCTCTGCTACACCCACCGCTGGAAGGTAACTCCCGAGATCGAGCGCTACAGGGCCAAGATCCTTGAGGCCGATGCTCTCGTAATAGTCGCGCCGGAATACAACGGGAGCTATCCTGGGGAGCTGAAGATACTCCTCGATACGATTTACGACGAGTACGAGGCTCTGCCCGTTGGAATCGCCACGGTTTCGGTCGTTACCGGTGGGACGAGGCTTTTGATGGAGCTCAGAACGGCGGCTGTGAACTACAGGATGCTCCCCGTTGGACAGGTGCTCTTCTACAACGTGGACGATATCTTCGAGGGCGAGGAGCTTAAGGACGAGAAGTACATGGAGAGAGTTGAACGGCTCTTCAAGACCCTTGAGAAGTACGCAAAGGCTCTTAAGCCGATAAGGGACGAGGTGAGGGAAAAGCTGAGGGAGAGGGAGGAGCACCTCTAAGTCTCAGTCGCCCACCGTGGCGAGGTGGATCCCCAGTAGCAGGAGGAAAACGGCCACAAGAACCACATGGAGGACCTTCCACCGTCTCATGATCCCCACGAAGTGCTTCAAAGCCCTGCTCTCCTTCTTCCGTGCGGCCTTTTCGATCTTTATGTGGACGTATCTCCCATAGAAGCCGCTGATGTTCAGCAGGATTAAGGTTATGGCCATTCCAAGTCCGGCCTTGCCGCCGATGGTGGAGTAGTCGGTGCACGTCGCGAAGTGGGCCAGCGCTAACAGAGTTCCCACCACGGTGAAGGCGTGGTGTATTGTCATCGGATAAACCGGGCCAAAGACGGTAACGTAGGGCCTTTCGGGCCTGACGACTATCCCCGGCTCCCCCTTTCTGTGCTCGATGAAGAGCCTCCTCTTCGTGAGCGCGTAGTAGGCCGTGCCGGTGAAGATCAATCCCACCCCAAAGGCGGCCAAACCGCCGAGTTGGGCATCTCCTTCTCCGCTTTCTTCGTCCGCGAGCACAAAGCCGGGAAAGATGATGAGGGTTAGGATTACCACCGCCAAAGCCTTCCCGGCAACTTTCATCTTTCTCCGCCTCCGCCCTTCATTCCAAGCAGGAAGTAATGGTACGGGTAGACCTCGAACCGCTCAACCCTCGCAAAGCGGCGCCTCAGCATTTCAATTGCTTTCTCTTCGGTTATCCTTTCTTCAATGGGAGGCCCTCCGGGTGTTGGGATTCTCTTCCAGTCAAGAACGATAACGTAATCGTAAAGCCAGGAAGCACGTCTTAGGAACTCCCCAGGCTCCTCAAGCTCGTGGAGAACGTTGGAGAGAAAGAGCAGGTCACCTCCAATCTCTGGAAGCTCCGAGGAGTGGATTAAAACAACGTTCCCTATTCCCTCTTCTTCAAGGCGCTTCTTTAAGTAGTC includes the following:
- a CDS encoding NAD(P)H-dependent oxidoreductase; protein product: MKVKIILGTAREGRKSEKVARYLTRKAEELSWEAEMIDVKDYLLCYTHRWKVTPEIERYRAKILEADALVIVAPEYNGSYPGELKILLDTIYDEYEALPVGIATVSVVTGGTRLLMELRTAAVNYRMLPVGQVLFYNVDDIFEGEELKDEKYMERVERLFKTLEKYAKALKPIRDEVREKLREREEHL
- a CDS encoding bifunctional 2-polyprenyl-6-hydroxyphenol methylase/3-demethylubiquinol 3-O-methyltransferase UbiG, with product MIEVHHLHSESRKKTQPVEPVIQVIKSRIPHREVAMDFGAGTGYFTIPLAGLFKKVYAVEKRRERIDYLKKRLEEEGIGNVVLIHSSELPEIGGDLLFLSNVLHELEEPGEFLRRASWLYDYVIVLDWKRIPTPGGPPIEERITEEKAIEMLRRRFARVERFEVYPYHYFLLGMKGGGGER